A genomic segment from Deinococcus humi encodes:
- a CDS encoding SUKH-3 domain-containing protein: MTKAHEVPWSERLKTYFQNLGWSEGRRVDLTALLTRRTQQGWTPFPAAIAFLEQVEGLGDPATQYFSATCGPDFHQEVRPLERRIGARLFPIGAEDGWMAFLMDEHGRCYACDLPYEVTAFDSLDDLLFSSGGEELILRHPSPDQVEYNELLFRMIEFRHAGCAWHDPAYQAMLRRRLALELSIYRWDHPFVEFKTPYSRPRFGM, encoded by the coding sequence ATGACGAAAGCCCACGAGGTGCCCTGGAGTGAACGCCTAAAGACTTACTTTCAGAACCTCGGCTGGTCCGAAGGTCGTCGCGTGGACCTCACAGCGCTCCTCACTCGCCGGACTCAGCAGGGCTGGACGCCGTTCCCAGCAGCCATCGCGTTCCTTGAACAGGTCGAAGGGCTCGGCGATCCAGCGACCCAGTACTTTTCAGCGACCTGCGGCCCAGACTTCCATCAGGAGGTTCGGCCGCTCGAACGACGGATAGGCGCCCGCCTGTTCCCCATCGGTGCGGAAGATGGCTGGATGGCCTTCCTGATGGATGAGCATGGCCGGTGCTACGCCTGTGACCTCCCGTATGAGGTCACGGCATTCGACTCCCTGGATGATCTGCTGTTCAGTAGTGGTGGAGAAGAGCTGATCTTGCGTCATCCAAGCCCAGATCAGGTGGAATACAACGAGTTGCTTTTCCGGATGATTGAGTTTCGCCACGCAGGGTGCGCTTGGCATGACCCGGCGTACCAGGCGATGCTGCGTCGTCGACTGGCACTGGAGTTGAGCATCTATCGGTGGGACCATCCATTCGTCGAATTCAAAACCCCATACTCCCGCCCTCGGTTTGGGATGTGA